GAGAAATCCAGCAGCCAGCAAAATTTCTAGATATATAACAAAAGGTGTTAAACCTGGCAATATCATTCTACTCCCTGATTGGAATGGTAGCGAATTTTCTCAGACATCTCAGACAGTTAAAGCATTAGAAAGTATTATGAGATATTTATACAGAAACGATTACGAATGTGTAACAGTATCTGAAATGCTCTATCGTTCCAAAAAATAATCCCCTCCCCTTTTGATCCTTTTTATCAGTGAATCTAGGCTTATTTACTATCTGTTTTTTAAAGTCTATCTTACTTACGGAAATTTATGAGAATTATCTAGAGGATAATATTTTTTAGTAACTCTATATACTAAAGATCATAATGTAAAAAGGAGCTTGCTCTTATAAACAAAAACTGAATGAAGAATTGAAAAGTAATTTATTCCTTAATAAATTACAATTTTAAAAAAGGAGAGACGATGTGTCTCTCCTTTTTTATTCATGTGTTATCTAAGGTTAACGATTAACTCCACCGCCAAGTTGTTGTTCAGCCATTGCTACTAGACGTTTTGTCATTTCTCCACCAACAGATCCGTTTGCACGAGCTGTTGCGTCTGCACCAAGTTGCACACCAAATTCTTGAGCGATTTCATATTTCATTTAATCAAGAGCTTGTTCAGCACCATGTACTAATAATTGTTTTCTGCTTCCACTGTTATTGTTGGACATGTTATGTCACCTCCTTCACTCTTTAATATGTTAAAAAGCAATGCAAAATAAATAACCCTTTTTTGGGTATCCATTTTTTTACTTTTCATAGTATAAATCATACTTATATTTCACAAAATAGTATTGTGTAGGAGAATGAAATAAAAAGTGTTTGCCATATGAGTATCATGTAATAAACAGACCTCCAGAACATAATGAAACAGGCTGTGCTTTATTAAGGCACAGCCTGTTTTTATTAAGGCGTTTTCTCTTACATACCGATTAAAGAATTGGAGGAATACAGATGAAACATATTGTTGCCTTATTAATTAAATATACCGGTATTAGTGCTGTATTATTGATGATACTAGGCATTTTTCAGGGTATTTCGATTCCAAGAATATTGTTTATTTCATTAATAATTACTGGAGCGGCCTATTTAATAGGAGATTTATTTATTTTACCTAAGTATGGAAACATGGTGGCTACCATTGCTGATTTGGGCTTGAGCTTTGTAGGAATTTGGGCATTAACGTATCTTTTAGCAGATATAGACTTGACTCGTAATATTGGAGCATCTGCTTTTTTTGCAGCTTTGCTTATTGGTGTGGCAGAAATATTTTTTCATATCTATATGAAGAAAGTTGTTTTACATGGGGATGAGGATTCACGAGAATCCACTACTATTGGTCATGATAAATATGCTATGGAGATCTCTGATGAGTATGTAGATTATTCTAGAATAAAAAGGGGAAATCCATCTAGAAAAGTAGAAGATAAAACTGATAAATTGAAATAAAAAAGTGGCCGAGAGCCACTTTTTTTATTATTCCCGTTAAGCTTGTTCAGAATTTCGAACATGTAATGGCGGAGGAACTACCCAACCCTTCTTCTTACTTAAACGTAGTAAAGTTACTCCAGCTTGTGCTTTTTTCATGTGAAATTGTCCAAAGAGCATGCCTACATCCTCTCGAAGACATTTCCCCATCACTTGACTACAAGTTACTAATCCTGCTGCAAGGCTTACTCCAACAGCTGCTGCAATTTCAGCATCATTGATGCGTGCGCCAGGAGGAATATCTTCAATAGAAGCAACCGGTCTTTCTGGAGGTGCTGGTGGTAAAGCCACTCCATTCACCTTTAAAAGAGCTTTTAACTCTTCTATTTCAGAAGTCATATCATTTTCAATTAAGTTTTGTAAGAACTTCTTTAAATCTTCATCACCTGTGTGATTCATAAATACTTGATGTCCAGCAACAGATCCTTGTGCCGCAAGAAGATAACTCCAAATATCAAATACTTCTCCGTAATGTAAAGGCTCATTTTGAGGATTTCCACTTAATACACCCATTTTAAAATGCCTCCCTTTCGAAAATATCATAATAAGTATAGTTTTCAATATTGAAAAGATATTTTTAAGTATGTTTTTTCCTACAAAAGACTTTCTATCATACATGGGAAACACCTTCCCAACACTGTGTGTGTTTGTAGTTTAGGAAAGAAATTTGCAAACAAAATACTCAAAGATTATTATCGAAGATTATCAATAATCTTTGAGTGAAAAATCGTTTGCTATAAGGGTCTATTTTAAAATTAATTAAACGACAGAAATTGGTTTGAATATCTGCTACAACTTATATCAATTACCTATTATTTATAATTAAAATTAGCGGGTAATTCCACCGCCAAGTTGTTGTTCAGCCATTGCAACTAAACGTTTTGTGATTTCGCCACCAATAGAACCGTTTGCACGAGCTGTTGTGTCTGCACCAAGTTGTACACCAAACTCTTGTGCGATCTCATACTTCATTTGATCAATTGCATTCTCAGCGCCTCGAACCAATAATTCATTACGACTTCCGCTATTAGTGTTTGCCATAGTGTATCACCTCCTATAATTTTAATATGCTACGAATCATGGAAAAATAGTTATTCCTTTTTATGGAAAAATAAACCCACTTTAAATTATATATAAATGTTGAATCTCTTCTTAAAAGACGATTAAAAAATAGAGCTGAACAGAGTAAGAATAATTAATCTGTTCAGCTTTATCTAGTACAATCTAATTAATATATATTTTTTTAATGTGCAACTTACTATTTCCTATATTATTGTAAAGGCTGATTAACAGGCTGATAAATGCTTGCTATAGCTTGCATTTCAGAATCATATTCCTCAACCCATGATGACATTCCTATTACTGCTTTAACTCTTGCATACACTCTTGTACAAGAGTTACTGCCTGACTCATAGTAGCACCACCACCAAATGCAGCTGTCACTCCCACCGCCTCAAAGATCTCGTGTTCTGAAGCTCCTTGATCTAGACATCCTTTAATGTGATAAATGATACAATATTCATCCTGAGAATAAAGGCTAATACCTAAAGCAATTAACTGTTTTTGCTTTTTTGATAAGGTGCCTTCTTTAAAGCATTCCTCTGTAAAGGAATTAAATTGTTCGGCTAGTTTAGGCATCTTCTCAGTAAATAAACCCAAACCATACTTATAATGAAGAAGTGCAGATTCTGTAGAATTTCTACCTTCAAATTCCATATTTAATCCAACTCCATTTCGCATATTTTTCAAACAAAATTTAGTATGAACCTAATGGGAATTGATTAAACAAAAATGATATTTATATCAAGGTAATTGAAAGAGGAGAGAGGATTTAGAGGTACGGTATAACAATTAATTAACGAATAGTATTGCACACACAATATGGATAATCCATCGACTTCTGTAAAAGGATAACGTAAAAAGGAAATGATGATATGGAAAAACAGAGTGTAGTCAATACATTAAATGCCTTTCTAAAAGGGCAGTACATGGGTATTCATGCCTATGAGCATTATATAGAGAAGTTAAAAGATCCAGAAATAAAAAAGGAATTTCAAAGAATACAACAAGATCACAAACAACATGCCTTAAAAGTAGCAGAAAGAATACAAAATCTTGGAGGAGTACCAGTTGATAATGAAGGAATCGTTGGCTCTGTTCAAGGTTTAATAAGTCAATTTACAGTACCAGATACAACAGAAGGAATTGTAAGTAGCGCGTTAAAGGGCGAAGGTTATTATGGCGTTCAAATATCAGAAGAAATTGTATATGGTGATTTGGATCCAGAAAGTCATATGTTAATACATGATATTTTAGATAAAGATAGGGAACATGTAAATGTATTAAAAAAACTTACGCATTAACATTTTTAGTTACGCTGTATCATAATGAAAAGAAGATATTTAAAATAAATCCACATATTTTCACAAGACAGGAAAATACTAATACTTGTTTTAGTACTTTAATTCCAAAGTATTAAAGCAGGATTACTAACTGCGATACTAGGAGGACGTTACTATGAATATTCGTGAAGGATTAATTCCAACTACATTAGGTACAGCAGTTACAGCTGCGGGTTATGCCTTGAAGCAAACTCGTGGATCTAATAAGATGATTGCAAATACATTATTTGGATTTGGTTTAGCTCACGTTGTTTTAGGTGTAATTGATCTTGTGGAACATCGCCGTTAGAAGAAAGGGCAAGCACATTTTGATGCTTGCCTTTTTAATATCGTCAGTATGTATTAATTTTGTTTAATTTATGAAAGTAATCCACAAATTAAGAACTATGAAAAGGCGGTTACATGCTCAATATGTATACAAGAAGGATTTTGTTATCCAGGCTAAAGGAATGGGCTCATTCTTATCAAAAATTACCGACTGCCAAAGAAATATTAAAAGATCCTAATATACCTGCCTTATCCACATATGTAAGGCATTTCGGCAGTTGGAATGAGTCTCTAAGGCAAGCTGGGTTCCAACCAAGAAAAAAGGTAAATAAAATGTGAAAAATAAACAAAGCAGTCAGTTCAATGAACTGTCTGCTTTGCCCACTTGTTATGAAACGGTAGCCATTTATTTAAGCTTTTTAAAGGCTCAGGTGTAGTATGAACGTACTGTTGTATATTATGCAAAATAAAAGAAGCAAGTTGTTTAAGAAAAGGTTAGTTTATGTAACATCAAGAAGCCTTTGTAGAAATAAAATGTAAATCCAGTATGTATTAGGTATTTTGTGTATGAAACCATTGTTAATTTCAAATGATAAGATTGAATCATAGCAACTAACATGATAGCTAATATAATGCAGAAAGTACAAATAGGGTTAATTATTGCAGTACAGATAACCGTAATATTATCCAATCTTAAGGCAGTACTAAATAATAAAAACATTAAAATATTAGCCAAAGTTTATATTATGGCATTTGAATGTACTTATGTTGAATTATGAGCTATCACTTTAATTAAAAATCAAAGCTAACGATTCAAGCAGGAAGAATACCTAGTATTCCTGTACATAGTTTTAAAAGTTGAGACCGAAGGAGGTGTTATATCAATGAGAACTATACAGCGAATTGCCTTAGCTTTAGTTATTATTGGTGCTATTAATTGGGGGCTAATTGGTTTCTTTAAGTTTGATTTAGTAGGGACAATATTCGGTGGACAGAATGCCTTTTTGGCAAGAGTAATCTTTGCTCTTGTTGGACTAAGTGGGTTAATGTGCTTAACGCAGTTATTTCAACCGATGAAGGATGCTAATCACGAGATGAATCGTAAAGAATATGGAAACCCTAATTATAGTACTGAATTTGGTGAGGAAACACATATGACAAATATAAATAGATCTTCTACGGAAGTTTATAAGAATACCCGCAATACATTAGATGAAGATTAATACAATTTATTTTCAAAGTCATGTATTCCACATGGCTTTGAAATTTTTTATTTTGGATAATTAGTTGAAGTACCAGCTTTCGTACGACTAGGGGCAAAGTAGCATTTCGTATAGGATGATGCTACTTTGCTTCGTCATATTCCTTCATAATTTTATAAAACGTGTTTTTTCTTAGTTCTAACATTTCCATAAACATAACAGCAGTTATTTCTCCACTCTTCCACTTTGAATAAGTTTCTACTATTATATTTATTTGTTGTTTGCTTAGCGTCGAAAGGTTTACCTGAGGACGGCCTAAGTGTTTTCCTTGAGATTTTGCTACAGCGATACCTTCCATTTGTCTCTGATGAATTTTTTTACGTTCTTGATCGGCAACATAAGAAAGCAAAGATAAAAATTGATCTTCCATCAACCGACCCATGTCACCCATTTCACGGAACTTACGGCTATCGAATAAAGTTTCATTTTCTAAAACAACAATATCAGCTTGTAATTCTCTTGTTATGTATTTCCACTCTGAAATTACTTCATCATAATTACGTCCCATACGATCTAAAGCATCTATGTAAACAATATCACCTGTACTTAATACTTTTCGTAATAATTGATACTGAGGACGATCAAAATGTCGCCCACTTGCTTTATCGACAAAAATTCGCCGAGCTTCCACATCTCGTTCCATCATCTTATGTAACTGACGTTGTTCATTTTGATCTTTTGTACTTACACGAATATATCCATAAATATTTGCCACGTTTTGTATTCTCCTTCCAATTGTTACCGCAATTATACCACATTCGTTTATAAAGGTATTCACTGAAAATAAACGTTTATAAAATAGTTCGAATCACCTTTATAAACTTGATGATTCAATGTTTCATAGATACGTCTAACCTGTTTGTAAAGGTATACCTTTACAAACAGGTTATTTCTTTGAGGAAAAGCAAGCATGTACCGAAGAAAGGTATTAATATTGGTTCTGGTGCAAAAACTTAATGATAATTGCAATGAATCTATAAATCTTGGACATACTGTTACTATTACTTTAGAAAGGGTGCGTGATTGGTATGGAAAAGGAAAATGTATTCAAATGGAAGCATTATCAGCCTGATATTATTTTGTTAACGGTAAGATGGTACCTACGGTACAACCTTAGTTTTCGTGATTTGGTGGAAATGCTAGAAGAACGGGGTTTATCCATTTCTCATACAACGATTATGCGTTGGGTTCATCAGTATGGTCCTGAATTGGACAAACGAATCCGTCGTCACCTCAAACAAACAAATGACTCTTGGAGAGTCGATGAAACATATATCAAAGTAAAAGGTCAATGGATGTATTTGTATCGTGCTGTTGATTCGAAAGGAAACACAATTGATTTTTTCCTAAACAAAACAAGAGGCCAGAAGGCTGCAAAGCGCTTTTTCAAGAAAGCTTTGCGGTCTTTTCATGTTTCAAAGCCACGTGTTATAACAGTCGATAAGAACCCGGCTTATCCTATAGCAATTGAACAGTTGAAAAAAGAAAAAAGCATACCTGATGGTATGCAACTTAGACAACAAAAGTATTTGAATAACATAGTAGAACAAGATCATCGCTTTATAAAGAAGCGAATCCGTTCTATGCAAGGGTTCAAATGTTTCGACACAGCTACATCCATTCTTTCAGGAGTAGAAGCCATGCATATGATTAAAAAAGAACAGCTTGATTTACGGGACCAGTCTGTCCAAAATCAGAAAGAATTCATCCATCAATTGTTTGGACTTGCAGCATAAGATACGATTACGTTAGGAATATATGCGCTTTATTCTCTTTTATTTTATTTTTGCACCAGAACCTCTTAAAGTAAAGTTTTCATGGGTTGAAAAAATTTACAATCAATTATTTACACATAAAAATCCCTTATATATATGGAGTTGGATATTAATAACTAATTTAGGGTTTGCATTATTACATGGACCTGACATATCAAATTTCTATGCATATTTCATTCCAGGTATAATTAATGCTTTACTTTTTTTAAGATTAGGATTCCTATCAGCTTGGTTAGCTCATGGAGTTTTTAATTTATCCTCAATGATTATCCTAAGCATCTTATCCTTTATATTCTTAAAGTAAGTATATAGATTAAACCCTAATGTTAATGAAATCGTGTATATGCGATAGCTAAAAACATTTATTGAATTTTAAAACGAGAAAAGGTGAATTCCTTCTCACAAGGGATTCACCTTTTCTATTTACCCAGCATCAAAAATTTTCATAACTGGGAACAAAACATTATATTAATACATAAAACGCGTAGAACGACCTAATTACTAAAGAATAGCACTACTTTCCGGCTTCTCTATAAATATATAGTAGCCCTCTAATGATAGATTATATATAAGGGCAGGGATAATTCTCTTAGAATCACTATCTCAGCAATAATTAGAGAAGTTACATTTTCTATAACTATTTAGATTGAGCTCCCCTTAACTGCGGTTTCCCTTACTATTCCTCTTTAACTAAATTTCTATTGCATTAACTATTGGATAACCTGTAGATATAAGAGACTCCCCTATAGTTAGGTTACTTAGATTTTTTTAACTCTTTGTTTGCTTTATCTATTAACTTAGAAGCAGTCTCTAATCTTTCAACCCCACCATCAACTTCATATTCTTTACCCTTATCTAAACCGCCTTGTATGATTTCCACCCCATCTTTTACATGAATCATCGCTAAACCTACATTATGTTGTACTGGATAATCTTCTTCTTCATACTCTAACTTACTTATTTTGTCCACTAACTCTAAATAAGGTTTAGATACTTCTTTTAACTCTTCTGACTTTTTCTTCATTGACTTGCTACTTTTTACAATACCGTCTATTTCCTTAGATTGTTCCGAGAAATCTTTCATTAAATATGCTAGGTTCTTACTGAAGTCTTCTTTTTTATTCTGTTTAACAGAAGCTTCCATTGCTTCATCTTTCTTAACCTTAGTCTCACATCCCACCCCAGTTAACATTAACATTGGAACTACTACAAAAGATAAAATCTTACGTTTCATTGACATATTCCCCTTTGCTTTAGAATGCTTTTTCTATTCTTCCAACTTTTATATTTGTTTCCATCTATTTAATGTCTTTCATCATCTCGTTTGCTTCATCTATCTTCTTAG
This Bacillus mycoides DNA region includes the following protein-coding sequences:
- a CDS encoding DUF3231 family protein, whose product is MGVLSGNPQNEPLHYGEVFDIWSYLLAAQGSVAGHQVFMNHTGDEDLKKFLQNLIENDMTSEIEELKALLKVNGVALPPAPPERPVASIEDIPPGARINDAEIAAAVGVSLAAGLVTCSQVMGKCLREDVGMLFGQFHMKKAQAGVTLLRLSKKKGWVVPPPLHVRNSEQA
- a CDS encoding YndM family protein, with amino-acid sequence MKHIVALLIKYTGISAVLLMILGIFQGISIPRILFISLIITGAAYLIGDLFILPKYGNMVATIADLGLSFVGIWALTYLLADIDLTRNIGASAFFAALLIGVAEIFFHIYMKKVVLHGDEDSRESTTIGHDKYAMEISDEYVDYSRIKRGNPSRKVEDKTDKLK
- a CDS encoding carboxymuconolactone decarboxylase family protein encodes the protein MEFEGRNSTESALLHYKYGLGLFTEKMPKLAEQFNSFTEECFKEGTLSKKQKQLIALGISLYSQDEYCIIYHIKGCLDQGASEHEIFEAVGVTAAFGGGATMSQAVTLVQECMQELKQ
- a CDS encoding IS6 family transposase → MEKENVFKWKHYQPDIILLTVRWYLRYNLSFRDLVEMLEERGLSISHTTIMRWVHQYGPELDKRIRRHLKQTNDSWRVDETYIKVKGQWMYLYRAVDSKGNTIDFFLNKTRGQKAAKRFFKKALRSFHVSKPRVITVDKNPAYPIAIEQLKKEKSIPDGMQLRQQKYLNNIVEQDHRFIKKRIRSMQGFKCFDTATSILSGVEAMHMIKKEQLDLRDQSVQNQKEFIHQLFGLAA
- a CDS encoding homing endonuclease associated repeat-containing protein, translated to MYTRRILLSRLKEWAHSYQKLPTAKEILKDPNIPALSTYVRHFGSWNESLRQAGFQPRKKVNKM
- a CDS encoding recombinase family protein, with amino-acid sequence MANIYGYIRVSTKDQNEQRQLHKMMERDVEARRIFVDKASGRHFDRPQYQLLRKVLSTGDIVYIDALDRMGRNYDEVISEWKYITRELQADIVVLENETLFDSRKFREMGDMGRLMEDQFLSLLSYVADQERKKIHQRQMEGIAVAKSQGKHLGRPQVNLSTLSKQQINIIVETYSKWKSGEITAVMFMEMLELRKNTFYKIMKEYDEAK
- a CDS encoding ferritin-like domain-containing protein gives rise to the protein MEKQSVVNTLNAFLKGQYMGIHAYEHYIEKLKDPEIKKEFQRIQQDHKQHALKVAERIQNLGGVPVDNEGIVGSVQGLISQFTVPDTTEGIVSSALKGEGYYGVQISEEIVYGDLDPESHMLIHDILDKDREHVNVLKKLTH
- a CDS encoding DUF378 domain-containing protein; translated protein: MRTIQRIALALVIIGAINWGLIGFFKFDLVGTIFGGQNAFLARVIFALVGLSGLMCLTQLFQPMKDANHEMNRKEYGNPNYSTEFGEETHMTNINRSSTEVYKNTRNTLDED
- a CDS encoding alpha/beta-type small acid-soluble spore protein, which encodes MANTNSGSRNELLVRGAENAIDQMKYEIAQEFGVQLGADTTARANGSIGGEITKRLVAMAEQQLGGGITR
- a CDS encoding asparagine synthase, whose protein sequence is MNIREGLIPTTLGTAVTAAGYALKQTRGSNKMIANTLFGFGLAHVVLGVIDLVEHRR